A single region of the Streptomyces sp. NBC_00425 genome encodes:
- a CDS encoding DUF6912 family protein, with amino-acid sequence MRVYVPLTLPGLAEAHKTGELGAGPLVAYAVTPALREWYLSDDTEELEYAALGRAALASLRLLDADPGAPRRRVVVAVDVPDRMAAVGAEGGADRASGRAPHSDAPDAPGGPDAPDGPGEVRVSGTVRLAKAAAVHVDAPEAEADVTAAARALAAADGGDDDAQAAVDGAEDHELLWFAPQEIASLLGSGV; translated from the coding sequence ATGCGCGTCTACGTCCCCCTGACCCTCCCCGGCCTCGCCGAGGCGCACAAGACGGGTGAGCTGGGAGCCGGGCCGCTCGTCGCGTACGCCGTCACGCCCGCGCTGCGCGAGTGGTACCTCTCCGACGACACCGAGGAACTGGAGTACGCGGCGCTCGGCAGGGCGGCGCTCGCCTCGCTGCGGCTCCTGGACGCGGACCCGGGCGCGCCGCGCCGGCGGGTCGTGGTCGCCGTCGACGTGCCGGACCGTATGGCCGCCGTCGGCGCCGAGGGTGGGGCCGACCGTGCGTCCGGGCGCGCGCCCCACTCGGATGCGCCGGACGCGCCGGGCGGGCCGGATGCACCCGACGGGCCGGGCGAGGTGCGGGTGAGCGGCACCGTGCGGCTGGCCAAGGCGGCCGCGGTGCACGTCGACGCCCCCGAGGCCGAGGCGGACGTGACCGCGGCCGCGCGGGCGCTCGCTGCGGCGGACGGCGGGGACGACGACGCGCAGGCCGCCGTGGACGGGGCCGAGGACCATGAGTTGCTCTGGTTCGCCCCGCAGGAGATCGCGAGCCTTCTGGGGTCCGGGGTCTGA
- a CDS encoding HAD family hydrolase, whose amino-acid sequence MGKQQAAHIVWDWNGTLFHDNDAIIGATNAAFVELGLEPITLEQYRTLYCVPVPRFYERLMGRLPTDAEWELMDGVFHRYYAEHRVRCGLTEGAAELLAGWRSAGHSQSLLSMYVHDELVPLVRGFGIEPHFVRVDGRIGPSGGSKAEHMVRHLAALAGVEPARTVVIGDAADDAVAALHAGAKAVLYTGGSHSRASLEGVGAPVVDTLGEAVEMAGRIAA is encoded by the coding sequence ATGGGGAAGCAGCAAGCGGCGCACATCGTCTGGGACTGGAACGGGACGCTGTTCCACGACAACGACGCGATCATCGGGGCGACGAACGCGGCGTTCGTCGAGTTGGGGCTGGAGCCGATCACGCTGGAGCAGTACCGGACGCTGTACTGCGTGCCGGTGCCGAGGTTCTACGAGCGGCTGATGGGCAGGCTGCCCACCGACGCCGAGTGGGAGCTGATGGACGGGGTGTTCCACCGGTACTACGCCGAGCACCGGGTGCGGTGCGGGCTCACCGAGGGCGCGGCGGAGCTGCTCGCGGGGTGGCGGTCGGCGGGGCACAGCCAGTCGCTGCTGAGCATGTACGTGCACGATGAACTCGTGCCGCTGGTACGGGGGTTCGGGATCGAGCCGCACTTCGTCCGGGTCGACGGGCGGATCGGGCCGTCCGGCGGCAGCAAGGCCGAGCACATGGTGCGGCATCTGGCGGCGCTTGCCGGGGTGGAGCCGGCGCGCACGGTGGTGATCGGGGACGCGGCCGACGACGCGGTCGCCGCGTTGCACGCGGGGGCGAAGGCCGTGTTGTACACCGGCGGGTCGCACAGCCGGGCCAGCCTGGAGGGGGTCGGGGCGCCGGTGGTCGACACGCTGGGGGAGGCGGTGGAGATGGCGGGGCGTATCGCCGCGTAG
- a CDS encoding glycosyltransferase family 39 protein, which yields MVCARSRPTRRTEVLAVTVPAAVMLAVGLWGLDRGGIWRDEAVTFQVARRTVPQIWRLLHGVDAVHGLYYLVMHAVLAVRPGEVVLRLPSVCAAAAAAGMVAALGVRLARPRVGLWAGLLYAVTPLAGHYAQEGRSYALVAAGAAGATLLLARTLDGGTPRMWWAYGGVVAATCLLHELAVLVLCAHALTLALLRSPRAVWRSWTRAAGGAVTVLLPLVLESRRQSRQVEWLPVPDRESAESLLRAFAVGPEGAVFWGCVTLMAVGLLSGRTAAVTAPVMLVPPALLMLFSQVMPLYHERYVLYALAGAPLLVAAGADLLVRRLAALAGRPSRSRVVTAAGVLTVALVFVQLLPLHRYYRTLAHRPDDLAAVAALAAGAVRPGDPVLFLPALGRRAALAYPAGFRGARDLALKAPGARSGTLYGREVGPRELQRRLAGVDRLWVVAEPYALRSRWFPGDPTEHLKLVAVEERFTPRWERARSGVTLRLYVRRGPGTASDGGSPPSPGLPASDG from the coding sequence GTGGTGTGCGCACGCTCGCGGCCGACGCGCCGTACCGAGGTCCTGGCCGTCACCGTCCCGGCGGCCGTCATGCTCGCGGTCGGTCTGTGGGGGCTCGACCGCGGCGGCATATGGCGTGACGAGGCCGTCACCTTCCAGGTCGCGCGGCGGACCGTGCCGCAGATCTGGCGCCTGCTGCACGGGGTGGACGCGGTGCACGGCCTGTACTACCTCGTCATGCACGCCGTCCTCGCCGTCCGCCCCGGTGAGGTCGTGCTGCGTCTGCCGTCCGTGTGCGCGGCGGCCGCCGCCGCGGGCATGGTCGCCGCGCTCGGGGTGCGGCTGGCCCGGCCCCGGGTCGGCCTGTGGGCGGGCCTGCTGTACGCGGTGACCCCGCTCGCCGGTCACTACGCCCAGGAGGGCCGCTCGTACGCGCTGGTCGCGGCGGGCGCGGCCGGAGCGACGCTGCTGCTGGCGCGGACCCTGGACGGCGGCACCCCGCGGATGTGGTGGGCGTACGGAGGCGTCGTCGCCGCGACGTGCCTGCTGCACGAGCTGGCGGTGCTCGTGCTCTGCGCCCACGCGCTCACGCTGGCGCTGCTGCGGTCGCCGCGGGCGGTGTGGCGGAGCTGGACGCGCGCGGCCGGCGGAGCGGTCACCGTGCTGCTGCCGCTGGTGCTGGAGTCGCGGAGGCAGTCGCGTCAGGTGGAGTGGCTGCCAGTGCCGGACCGGGAGAGCGCCGAGAGTCTGCTGCGCGCCTTCGCCGTCGGCCCGGAAGGCGCGGTGTTCTGGGGCTGCGTGACCCTGATGGCGGTGGGGCTGCTGTCCGGGCGGACGGCGGCTGTCACGGCGCCGGTGATGCTGGTGCCGCCGGCCCTCCTGATGCTGTTCTCGCAGGTGATGCCGCTGTACCACGAGCGGTACGTGCTGTATGCCCTGGCGGGGGCGCCGCTGCTGGTCGCGGCCGGGGCCGACCTGCTGGTCCGCCGGCTGGCCGCCCTCGCCGGACGTCCCTCACGCTCACGGGTCGTCACCGCGGCCGGCGTGCTCACCGTGGCGCTCGTCTTCGTCCAGCTGCTTCCGCTGCACCGGTACTACCGCACGCTCGCGCACCGCCCGGACGACCTCGCCGCCGTCGCCGCCCTGGCGGCGGGCGCGGTCCGCCCCGGCGACCCGGTGCTGTTCCTGCCGGCGCTGGGGCGGCGGGCGGCGCTCGCGTATCCGGCAGGGTTCCGCGGGGCGCGGGATCTGGCGCTGAAAGCGCCCGGAGCCCGGTCCGGCACGCTGTACGGCCGCGAGGTCGGGCCGCGCGAACTGCAGCGCAGGCTCGCCGGCGTGGACCGGCTGTGGGTCGTCGCCGAGCCGTACGCGCTGCGCTCGCGCTGGTTCCCGGGCGACCCGACCGAGCATCTGAAGCTGGTTGCCGTGGAGGAGCGGTTCACTCCGCGGTGGGAGCGCGCGCGGTCCGGCGTGACCCTGCGCCTCTACGTCCGCCGCGGGCCGGGCACGGCATCGGACGGCGGCTCCCCGCCCTCGCCCGGCCTTCCGGCATCGGACGGCTAG
- a CDS encoding NAD-glutamate dehydrogenase, with translation MQTKLDEAKAELLDRAARVAENSPVGGHLPTGTTGEGTPGTPDHAALLAFLQRYYLHTAQEDLSDRDPVDVFGAALSHYRLAENRPQGTANVRVHTPTVEENGWTCSHSVVEVVTDDMPFLVDSVTNELTRQGRGIHLVIHPQVMVRRDVTGKLIEVLSVPPAPGTLPHDGHVESWIHVEIDRETDRADLKQITADLLRVLSDVREAVEDWEKMRETALRVADMLPEEHVPGDLARPEVDEARELLRWLAADHFTFLGYREYQLRGDDSLAAVPGTGLGILRSDPHHADGDAHPVSPSFERLPADARAKAREHKLLVLTKANSRATVHRPSYLDYVGVKKFDEAGNVVGERRFLGLFSSAAYTESVVRVPVVRRKVAAVLEGAGFSPNSHDGRDLLQIMETYPRDEIFQTPVDELRSIVTSVLYLQERRRLRLYLRQDEYGRYYSALVYLPRDRYTTGVRLRIIDILKEELGGTSVDFTAWNTESILSRLHFVVRVPQGTELPELSDADKDRIEARLVEAARSWADAFQEALNAELGEEKAAELLRRYSHAFPEGYKADHTPRAAVADLVHLERLTEERNFSLSLYEPVGAAPGERRFKIYRKGEAISLSAVLPVLSRLGVEVIDERPYELRCSDRTHAWIYDFGLRIPKALAGPGGDFLGDDGRERFQEAFSATWTGKAENDGFNALVLGAGLSWRQAVVLRAYAKYLRQAGSTFSQDYMEDTLRTNVHTTRLLVSLFEARMSPDRQRAGHEIVDALLEELDAALDQVASLDEDRILRSFLTVIKATLRTNFFQERADGGPHDYVSMKFDPQAIPDLPAPRPAFEIWVYSPQVEGVHLRFGKVARGGLRWSDRREDFRTEVLGLVKAQMVKNTVIVPVGAKGGFVAKQLPDPAVDRDAWLAEGISSYKTFISALLDITDNMVGGEVVPPADVVRHDEDDTYLVVAADKGTATFSDIANQVAESYDFWLGDAFASGGSAGYDHKGMGITARGAWESVKRHFRELGVDTQTEDFTVVGIGDMSGDVFGNGMLLSEHIRLVAAFDHRHIFIDPKPEAATSYAERRRLFELPRSSWADYNAELLSAGGGIFPRTAKAIPVNSHIREALGIEAGVAKLTPADLMKAILRAPVDLLWNGGIGTYVKSAAESNADVGDKANDPIRVDGADLRVKVVGEGGNLGLTQLGRIEFALHGGRINTDAIDNSAGVDTSDHEVNIKILLNGLVAEGDMTVKQRNKLLAEMTDEVGALVLRNNYAQNTAIANALAQSKDMLHAQQRFLRHLVREGHLDRALEFLPTDRQIRERLGAGQGLTSPETAVLMAYTKITVSDELLHTSLPDDPYLRTLLHAYFPTALRERFPEGVDSHPLRREITTTVLVNDTVNTGGTTYLHRLREETGASLEEIVRAQTVARAIFSSAPVWDAVEELDNRVEADVQTRIRLHSRRLVERGTRWLLNNRPQPLQLAETVDFFAERVEQVWSQLTKLLRGADLEWWQRIHDELAASGVPDELATRVAGFSSAFPALDIVSVADRMGKDPLDVAEVYYDLADRLQISRLMDRIIELPRADRWQSMARASIREDLFAAHAALTADVLAVGNGTSTPEQRFTAWEEKNAAILGRARTTLEEIQSSETFDLANLSVAMRTMRTLLRTHS, from the coding sequence ATGCAGACCAAGCTGGACGAAGCCAAGGCCGAGCTGCTCGACAGGGCGGCGCGGGTCGCTGAGAACAGCCCGGTCGGGGGGCATCTACCGACTGGGACGACGGGCGAGGGCACTCCGGGTACCCCGGACCACGCCGCTCTGCTCGCGTTCCTCCAGCGCTACTACCTGCACACCGCCCAGGAGGACCTGAGCGACCGCGACCCGGTCGACGTCTTCGGGGCGGCGCTCTCCCATTACCGGCTGGCCGAGAACCGGCCGCAGGGCACCGCGAACGTGCGGGTGCACACGCCCACCGTCGAGGAGAACGGCTGGACGTGCAGCCACTCGGTCGTCGAGGTGGTCACCGACGACATGCCGTTCCTGGTCGACTCCGTCACCAACGAGCTGACCCGGCAGGGGCGGGGCATCCATCTCGTCATCCACCCGCAGGTCATGGTGCGGCGCGATGTGACCGGCAAGCTCATCGAGGTGCTGAGCGTTCCGCCGGCCCCGGGGACGCTTCCGCACGACGGGCATGTCGAGTCCTGGATCCACGTCGAGATCGACCGTGAGACGGACCGTGCCGACCTCAAGCAGATCACCGCCGATCTGCTGCGCGTCCTGTCCGACGTCCGGGAGGCCGTCGAGGACTGGGAGAAGATGCGGGAGACGGCGCTGCGCGTCGCCGACATGCTCCCCGAGGAGCATGTTCCCGGCGATCTGGCGCGGCCCGAGGTCGACGAGGCCCGCGAGCTGCTGCGCTGGCTGGCCGCCGACCACTTCACCTTCCTCGGCTACCGGGAGTACCAGCTGCGGGGGGACGACTCGCTGGCCGCCGTTCCCGGGACCGGGCTCGGCATCCTGCGCTCCGACCCGCATCACGCCGACGGTGACGCCCACCCCGTCAGCCCGTCCTTCGAGCGGCTGCCGGCCGACGCCCGGGCCAAGGCGCGGGAGCACAAGCTGCTGGTGCTGACCAAGGCGAACAGCCGGGCCACCGTGCACCGGCCGTCCTACCTCGACTACGTCGGTGTGAAGAAGTTCGACGAGGCGGGCAACGTCGTCGGCGAGCGGCGCTTCCTCGGGCTGTTCTCGTCCGCCGCCTACACCGAGTCGGTCGTGCGGGTGCCGGTGGTGCGCCGCAAGGTCGCGGCCGTGCTGGAGGGCGCCGGCTTCTCGCCCAACAGTCACGACGGACGCGACCTGCTCCAGATCATGGAGACCTACCCGCGCGACGAGATCTTCCAGACGCCGGTGGACGAGCTGAGGTCCATCGTCACCAGCGTCCTCTACCTGCAGGAGCGGCGGCGGCTGCGGCTCTACCTGCGGCAGGACGAGTACGGGCGCTACTACTCCGCGCTCGTCTACCTGCCCCGCGACCGGTACACGACGGGCGTGCGGCTGCGGATCATCGACATCCTGAAGGAGGAACTGGGCGGGACGAGCGTCGACTTCACCGCCTGGAACACCGAGTCGATCCTGTCCCGGCTGCACTTCGTGGTCCGCGTGCCGCAGGGCACCGAGCTGCCGGAGCTGTCGGACGCCGACAAGGACCGCATCGAGGCGCGGCTGGTCGAGGCGGCACGCTCCTGGGCCGACGCGTTCCAGGAGGCGCTGAACGCCGAACTCGGCGAGGAGAAGGCCGCGGAGCTGCTGCGGCGTTACAGTCACGCCTTCCCCGAGGGCTACAAGGCGGACCACACGCCGCGCGCCGCGGTCGCCGACCTCGTCCACCTGGAGCGGCTGACCGAGGAGCGGAACTTCTCGCTGAGCCTGTACGAGCCGGTGGGCGCCGCGCCGGGGGAGCGCCGTTTCAAGATCTACCGCAAGGGTGAAGCGATCTCCCTGTCGGCGGTGCTGCCGGTGCTGAGCCGGCTCGGTGTCGAGGTGATCGACGAGCGGCCGTACGAACTGCGCTGCTCGGACCGCACGCACGCCTGGATCTACGACTTCGGTCTGCGCATCCCCAAGGCGCTGGCGGGCCCCGGCGGCGACTTCCTCGGCGACGACGGGCGCGAGCGGTTCCAGGAGGCGTTCTCGGCGACCTGGACGGGCAAGGCGGAGAACGACGGGTTCAACGCGCTGGTGCTGGGCGCCGGGCTGAGCTGGCGGCAGGCGGTGGTGCTGCGCGCGTACGCCAAGTACCTGCGGCAGGCCGGGTCGACGTTCAGCCAGGACTACATGGAGGACACGCTCCGCACGAACGTGCACACCACGCGGCTGCTGGTGTCGCTGTTCGAGGCGCGGATGTCGCCGGACCGGCAGCGCGCCGGGCACGAGATCGTCGACGCCCTGCTCGAGGAGCTCGACGCGGCCCTCGACCAGGTGGCCTCGCTGGACGAGGACCGCATCCTGCGGTCCTTCCTCACCGTCATCAAGGCGACCCTGCGCACCAACTTCTTCCAGGAGCGCGCGGACGGCGGGCCGCACGACTACGTGTCGATGAAGTTCGACCCGCAGGCCATCCCGGACCTGCCGGCGCCGAGGCCCGCGTTCGAGATCTGGGTGTACTCGCCGCAGGTGGAGGGTGTGCACCTGCGCTTCGGGAAGGTCGCGCGCGGCGGTCTGCGCTGGTCCGACCGGCGTGAGGACTTCCGGACCGAGGTGCTCGGCCTGGTGAAGGCGCAGATGGTGAAGAACACCGTCATCGTGCCGGTCGGCGCCAAGGGCGGCTTCGTCGCCAAGCAGCTGCCCGACCCGGCCGTGGACCGTGACGCGTGGCTCGCCGAGGGCATCTCCAGCTACAAGACGTTCATCTCGGCGCTGCTCGACATCACCGACAACATGGTCGGCGGGGAGGTCGTGCCGCCGGCCGACGTCGTGCGGCACGACGAGGACGACACCTACCTCGTGGTCGCCGCCGACAAGGGCACGGCGACGTTCTCCGACATCGCCAACCAGGTCGCCGAGTCGTACGACTTCTGGCTCGGGGACGCCTTCGCCTCCGGCGGCTCGGCCGGCTACGACCACAAGGGCATGGGCATCACGGCCCGCGGCGCCTGGGAGTCCGTGAAGCGGCACTTCCGGGAGCTGGGCGTGGACACGCAGACCGAGGACTTCACGGTCGTCGGCATCGGCGACATGTCCGGTGACGTGTTCGGCAACGGCATGCTGCTCAGCGAGCACATCCGGCTGGTCGCCGCGTTCGACCACCGGCACATCTTCATCGACCCGAAGCCGGAGGCGGCGACCTCGTACGCCGAGCGGCGCCGGCTGTTCGAACTGCCCCGTTCGAGCTGGGCCGACTACAACGCCGAACTGCTCTCCGCGGGCGGCGGGATCTTCCCCCGCACCGCCAAGGCGATCCCGGTCAACTCGCACATCCGGGAGGCCCTGGGCATCGAGGCGGGCGTCGCCAAGCTGACCCCGGCCGACCTGATGAAGGCGATCCTGCGGGCGCCGGTGGACCTGCTGTGGAACGGCGGCATCGGCACGTACGTGAAGTCCGCCGCGGAGTCGAACGCCGACGTCGGCGACAAGGCCAACGACCCGATCCGGGTGGACGGCGCCGACCTGCGCGTCAAGGTCGTCGGCGAGGGCGGCAACCTGGGGCTGACCCAGCTCGGCCGGATCGAGTTCGCGCTGCACGGCGGCCGCATCAACACGGACGCCATCGACAACAGCGCCGGCGTGGACACCTCCGACCACGAGGTGAACATCAAGATCCTGCTCAACGGCCTGGTCGCCGAGGGCGACATGACCGTCAAGCAGCGCAACAAGCTGCTCGCGGAGATGACCGACGAGGTCGGCGCGCTCGTCCTGCGCAACAACTACGCGCAGAACACGGCGATCGCCAACGCCCTCGCCCAGTCCAAGGACATGCTCCACGCGCAGCAGCGCTTCCTGCGCCACCTGGTGCGGGAGGGGCATCTGGACCGGGCCCTGGAGTTCCTGCCCACCGACCGGCAGATCCGCGAGCGTCTCGGCGCCGGCCAGGGTCTGACCAGTCCGGAGACGGCCGTCCTGATGGCGTACACCAAGATCACGGTGTCGGACGAGCTGCTGCACACCTCGCTGCCGGACGATCCGTACCTGCGGACGCTGCTGCACGCGTACTTCCCGACGGCGTTGCGCGAGCGGTTCCCCGAGGGCGTCGACAGTCACCCGCTGCGCCGTGAGATCACCACGACCGTCCTGGTCAACGACACGGTCAACACGGGCGGCACGACGTATCTGCACCGGCTGCGCGAGGAGACCGGCGCGTCGCTGGAGGAGATCGTGCGGGCGCAGACGGTGGCCCGGGCGATCTTCAGCTCGGCGCCGGTGTGGGACGCGGTGGAAGAGCTGGACAACCGGGTCGAGGCCGACGTGCAGACCCGGATCCGGCTGCACTCGCGGCGGCTCGTCGAGCGCGGCACGCGGTGGCTGCTGAACAACCGACCGCAGCCGCTGCAGCTCGCGGAGACGGTCGACTTCTTCGCCGAGCGCGTCGAGCAGGTGTGGTCGCAGCTGACGAAGCTGCTGCGGGGCGCGGACCTGGAGTGGTGGCAGCGCATCCACGACGAGCTGGCCGCGTCCGGCGTCCCGGACGAGCTGGCGACGCGGGTGGCCGGGTTCTCCTCGGCGTTCCCGGCGCTGGACATCGTGTCGGTGGCCGACCGTATGGGCAAGGACCCGCTGGACGTCGCCGAGGTGTACTACGACCTCGCCGACCGCCTGCAGATCAGCCGGCTGATGGACCGGATCATCGAGCTGCCGCGCGCCGATCGCTGGCAGTCGATGGCCCGCGCCTCCATCCGCGAGGACCTGTTCGCGGCGCACGCGGCGCTGACCGCGGACGTCCTGGCGGTCGGCAACGGGACCTCGACGCCCGAGCAGCGGTTCACGGCGTGGGAGGAGAAGAACGCGGCGATCCTGGGCCGGGCGCGCACCACGCTGGAGGAGATCCAGAGTTCGGAGACCTTCGACCTGGCCAACCTGTCGGTGGCCATGCGGACGATGCGCACGCTGCTGCGGACGCACTCGTAG
- a CDS encoding ABC transporter permease, translating into MSQVLHTPPRTEAAPHGDLAALAARHGLTVSGARPTLPEYIRQLWARRHFITAFATAKLTTTYSQAKLGQVWQVMTPLLNAAVYYFIFGVLLNTKRGVADFIPFLVTGVFVWTFTQTSIMTGTRAISGNIGLVRALHFPRAALPISFCLQQLQQLLFSMAALVFILLGVGVPPAFSWFLVIPALALQFVFNAGVSMILARLGAKTPDIAQLMPFVLRTWMYMSGVMWSLDNLVKAHHGMPAWAADLLRANPAAVYIDLMRFALIDTFHASQLPPHVWLVATGWALVAGVGGFIYFWKAEETYGRG; encoded by the coding sequence GTGAGTCAGGTCCTCCACACACCGCCCCGCACGGAGGCCGCGCCCCACGGCGACCTCGCGGCCCTGGCGGCCCGACACGGCCTCACGGTCAGTGGCGCCCGGCCCACACTGCCGGAGTACATCCGCCAGCTGTGGGCGCGCCGCCACTTCATCACCGCGTTCGCCACCGCCAAGCTCACCACCACCTACAGCCAGGCGAAGCTGGGCCAGGTCTGGCAGGTGATGACCCCGCTGCTGAACGCGGCGGTCTACTACTTCATCTTCGGTGTGCTGCTGAACACCAAGCGGGGTGTGGCGGACTTCATCCCGTTCCTGGTCACGGGCGTGTTCGTCTGGACGTTCACCCAGACCTCGATCATGACCGGCACCCGCGCCATCTCCGGCAACATCGGCCTGGTGCGCGCCCTGCACTTCCCGCGGGCCGCGCTGCCGATCTCGTTCTGCCTGCAGCAGCTGCAACAGCTGCTGTTCTCGATGGCCGCCCTGGTGTTCATCCTGCTCGGCGTCGGCGTCCCGCCGGCCTTCTCCTGGTTCCTGGTCATCCCGGCCCTGGCACTCCAGTTCGTCTTCAACGCCGGCGTCTCCATGATCCTGGCCCGGCTGGGCGCCAAGACGCCGGACATCGCGCAGCTCATGCCGTTCGTCCTGCGCACCTGGATGTACATGTCCGGCGTGATGTGGAGCCTCGACAACCTGGTCAAGGCCCACCACGGCATGCCGGCCTGGGCCGCCGACCTGCTCCGGGCCAACCCCGCCGCCGTCTACATCGACCTGATGCGGTTCGCGCTGATCGACACCTTCCACGCGAGCCAGCTGCCGCCGCACGTGTGGCTGGTCGCCACCGGCTGGGCGCTGGTCGCCGGCGTCGGCGGGTTCATCTACTTCTGGAAGGCCGAGGAGACGTACGGACGTGGCTGA
- a CDS encoding TetR/AcrR family transcriptional regulator produces the protein MTTNATNADGPGARPRRRAPAGAAVLREDVTEAIRAAVFEELASVGYARMSIEGIARRAGVGKTAVYRRWRSKLHLVLDIVSVIAVQGLPAPETGSLEGDLRMLYEVTSRALRHPVASQIIPDLQAEAARNPDIAEALQKALKEGQEGVALKIVAAAERRGEVRAGLNEELALDLISGPLYWRSVVIRSPKLPKGYLGSLARATAEAIKTL, from the coding sequence ATGACGACGAACGCGACGAACGCCGACGGACCAGGGGCGCGCCCGCGCCGCCGGGCCCCCGCGGGCGCGGCCGTGCTCCGCGAGGATGTGACGGAAGCCATCCGGGCAGCCGTGTTCGAGGAGTTGGCGTCCGTCGGGTACGCCCGGATGTCCATCGAGGGCATCGCCCGCCGGGCCGGCGTGGGCAAGACAGCGGTCTACCGGCGCTGGCGTTCCAAGCTGCACCTGGTCCTCGACATCGTCTCGGTGATCGCCGTGCAGGGCCTGCCGGCCCCGGAGACGGGCAGCCTCGAAGGCGACCTGCGCATGCTGTACGAGGTGACCTCCCGGGCGCTGCGCCATCCGGTGGCCTCGCAGATCATCCCCGACCTGCAGGCCGAGGCGGCCCGCAACCCCGACATCGCCGAGGCTCTGCAGAAGGCGCTCAAGGAGGGGCAGGAGGGCGTCGCCCTGAAGATCGTTGCGGCGGCGGAGCGGCGCGGCGAGGTCCGCGCCGGGCTGAACGAGGAGCTGGCGCTCGACCTGATCTCGGGCCCGCTCTACTGGCGTTCGGTGGTGATCCGCAGCCCGAAGCTGCCCAAGGGGTACCTGGGGTCGCTGGCCCGGGCGACCGCCGAGGCGATCAAGACGTTGTGA
- a CDS encoding ABC transporter ATP-binding protein gives MANRTDTRDAAGTPAPAVADERTPTVIADSVDIVYRVNGTVGGKGSATAALNRIVRRKQADKAAGVRTVHAVKNVSFVAYKGEAIGLIGTNGSGKSTLLKAVAGLLPVERGRIYTDGQPSLLGVNAALMSDLTGERNVYLGGLAMGMTREQIKARYQEIVDFSGINEKGDFISLPMRTYSSGMGARLRFSIAAAKDHDVLLIDEALSTGDAKFRGRSAERIRQMREHAGTVFLVSHSNSSILETCERALWLERGELRMDGPAEDVIKEYEAFTGDGKKKPAAK, from the coding sequence ATCGCAAACCGCACCGACACCCGCGACGCCGCCGGCACGCCGGCCCCCGCGGTCGCCGACGAGCGGACCCCCACCGTCATCGCCGACAGCGTCGACATCGTCTACCGGGTCAACGGCACGGTCGGCGGCAAGGGCAGCGCGACGGCCGCCCTCAACCGCATCGTGCGCCGCAAGCAGGCCGACAAGGCGGCCGGCGTACGCACCGTGCACGCGGTGAAGAACGTCTCCTTCGTCGCCTACAAGGGCGAGGCGATCGGCCTGATCGGAACCAACGGCTCCGGCAAGTCCACGCTGCTCAAGGCGGTCGCCGGCCTGCTCCCGGTGGAACGCGGCAGGATCTACACGGACGGCCAGCCCTCCCTCCTCGGCGTCAACGCGGCCCTGATGAGCGACCTGACCGGCGAACGCAACGTCTACCTCGGCGGCCTGGCCATGGGCATGACGCGGGAACAGATCAAGGCGCGCTACCAGGAGATCGTCGACTTCTCCGGCATCAACGAGAAGGGCGACTTCATCTCCCTGCCGATGCGCACCTACTCCTCCGGCATGGGCGCCCGGCTGCGGTTCTCCATCGCCGCCGCCAAGGACCACGACGTCCTGCTCATCGACGAGGCGCTGTCCACCGGCGACGCCAAGTTCCGCGGCCGCTCCGCCGAACGCATCCGCCAGATGCGCGAGCACGCCGGCACGGTGTTCCTGGTCAGCCACAGCAACAGCTCGATCCTGGAGACCTGCGAGCGGGCCCTGTGGCTGGAACGCGGCGAACTGCGCATGGACGGGCCCGCGGAGGACGTCATCAAGGAGTACGAGGCCTTCACCGGCGACGGCAAGAAGAAGCCCGCGGCGAAGTAA
- a CDS encoding Rv3235 family protein: MDKVMTRTHHHPGAHHPGARPPGRRDTRRPAGAPPRTPDGGAPRTAPPRTPAGGHRPPVAPVPPVPSVPPVPPVPPTSGSPAVPARAPRRPLTQPRPTDLFADRLLAVLTGRRPVHFMLRHTLGRAYDDLAHLAERGPLRTSHGARAVVRDIGYYVPRPGAIEAFARIGAGDRLRAMAFRLELGTDRRWRCTAVELDGPRRPAARGD, translated from the coding sequence ATGGACAAGGTCATGACGAGGACGCACCACCACCCCGGCGCCCACCACCCCGGCGCCCGACCTCCCGGCCGCCGCGACACCCGGCGCCCCGCCGGCGCCCCGCCCCGCACCCCCGACGGCGGCGCCCCCCGCACCGCTCCGCCCCGCACCCCGGCCGGCGGCCACCGCCCGCCGGTCGCGCCCGTTCCGCCCGTCCCCTCGGTCCCGCCCGTGCCGCCCGTGCCGCCCACCAGCGGCTCCCCCGCCGTCCCCGCCCGGGCCCCGCGTCGTCCTCTCACCCAGCCCCGCCCCACCGACCTCTTCGCGGACCGCCTCCTCGCCGTCCTGACCGGCCGCCGCCCCGTCCACTTCATGCTCCGCCACACCCTCGGCCGCGCCTACGACGACCTCGCCCACCTCGCCGAACGCGGCCCGCTGCGCACCTCCCACGGCGCCCGTGCCGTCGTCCGCGACATCGGCTACTACGTCCCGCGCCCCGGCGCCATCGAGGCCTTCGCCCGCATCGGCGCCGGCGACCGCCTGCGCGCCATGGCCTTCCGCCTGGAACTCGGCACGGACCGCCGCTGGCGCTGCACCGCCGTGGAACTGGACGGCCCCCGCAGGCCCGCCGCCCGCGGCGACTGA